A stretch of the Erpetoichthys calabaricus chromosome 3, fErpCal1.3, whole genome shotgun sequence genome encodes the following:
- the pax1a gene encoding paired box protein Pax-1a isoform X2 — MEQTYGEVNQLGGVFVNGRPLPNAIRLRIVELAQLGIRPCDISRQLRVSHGCVSKILARYNETGSILPGAIGGSKPRVTTPNVVKHIRDYKQGDPGIFAWEIRDRLLADGVCDKYNVPSVSSISRILRNKIGNLSQPNQYENTKQPPPQPTLSYNHIYQYPYSNAMSPTGAKMVNSPTVASHVGIPRAWPSAHSVSNILGIRAFMDPGSIAGTEAPSYQPKIEDWSSVNRATFSTAHGVNGIDKPSIDPDIKYPQPASSLSAVSSFVPACAYSPSNQYGVYNGPAGSYMTPGHHWQSQGVSLSHPGSGMTMHGGEIHSSMAFKHPEREGDRKPPSPLSKHQHGALSNVHGLTIPASSS; from the exons ATGG AGCAAACCTATGGAGAGGTGAACCAGCTGGGAGGTGTGTTTGTCAATGGAAGACCTTTGCCTAATGCCATAAGGCTGCGGATAGTAGAGCTGGCCCAACTCGGAATTAGACCTTGTGACATTAGCAGGCAGCTGAGGGTGTCTCATGGATGTGTGAGCAAAATATTAGCAAGATACAACGAAACCGGATCGATTTTACCAGGTGCTATTGGAGGAAGTAAACCGAGGGTTACTACACCGAATGTGGTAAAACACATCAGAGACTACAAGCAGGGAGACCCCGGAATTTTCGCATGGGAGATCCGGGACAGACTTTTGGCAGATGGAGTTTGTGACAAGTATAACGTGCCCTCTGTGAGCTCCATCAGCAGGATTTTAAGGAATAAGATAGGAAACCTTTCTCAGCCGAATCAatatgaaaacacaaaacaaccACCTCCGCAACCTACTTTATCTTACAATCACATTTACCAGTACCCATACTCAAATGCAATGTCGCCCACCGGCGCAAAAATGGTCAACTCCCCAACAGTCGCATCACACGTGGGCATCCCGAGGGCTTGGCCGTCAGCGCATTCAGTGAGCAACATTCTGGGGATCAGAGCATTCATGGATCCCG GTAGTATTGCCGGTACAGAAGCACCATCTTACCAACCGAAAATCGAGGACTGGAGTAGTGTTAACAGGGCAACATTTTCCACTGCTCACGGTGTAAACGGCATCGACAAGCCATCTATTGATCCCGATATTAAATATCCACAG cCTGCCTCATCTTTATCGGCTGTGAGTAGTTTTGTTCCAGCTTGCGCGTATTCGCCTTCCAACCAGTATGGAGTTTACAATGGACCAGCAGGTAGCTATATGACCCCTGGGCATCACTGGCAGTCTCAAGGTGTCAGCTTATCCCACCCTGGAAGTGGCATGACAATGCATGGGGGAGAAATTCATTCATCCATGGCCTTTAAACACCCAGAGAGAGAAG GAGACCGAAAACCTCCAAGCCCTTTAAGCAAACATCAGCATGGAGCTTTAAGTAATGTACATGGACTCACGATTCCTGCCTCTTCatcataa
- the pax1a gene encoding paired box protein Pax-1a isoform X3, which translates to MEQTYGEVNQLGGVFVNGRPLPNAIRLRIVELAQLGIRPCDISRQLRVSHGCVSKILARYNETGSILPGAIGGSKPRVTTPNVVKHIRDYKQGDPGIFAWEIRDRLLADGVCDKYNVPSVSSISRILRNKIGNLSQPNQYENTKQPPPQPTLSYNHIYQYPYSNAMSPTGAKMVNSPTVASHVGIPRAWPSAHSVSNILGIRAFMDPGSIAGTEAPSYQPKIEDWSSVNRATFSTAHGVNGIDKPSIDPDIKYPQPASSLSAVSSFVPACAYSPSNQYGVYNGPAGSYMTPGHHWQSQGVSLSHPGSGMTMHGGEIHSSMAFKHPEREGIWHLQIKSGTYRQNFA; encoded by the exons ATGG AGCAAACCTATGGAGAGGTGAACCAGCTGGGAGGTGTGTTTGTCAATGGAAGACCTTTGCCTAATGCCATAAGGCTGCGGATAGTAGAGCTGGCCCAACTCGGAATTAGACCTTGTGACATTAGCAGGCAGCTGAGGGTGTCTCATGGATGTGTGAGCAAAATATTAGCAAGATACAACGAAACCGGATCGATTTTACCAGGTGCTATTGGAGGAAGTAAACCGAGGGTTACTACACCGAATGTGGTAAAACACATCAGAGACTACAAGCAGGGAGACCCCGGAATTTTCGCATGGGAGATCCGGGACAGACTTTTGGCAGATGGAGTTTGTGACAAGTATAACGTGCCCTCTGTGAGCTCCATCAGCAGGATTTTAAGGAATAAGATAGGAAACCTTTCTCAGCCGAATCAatatgaaaacacaaaacaaccACCTCCGCAACCTACTTTATCTTACAATCACATTTACCAGTACCCATACTCAAATGCAATGTCGCCCACCGGCGCAAAAATGGTCAACTCCCCAACAGTCGCATCACACGTGGGCATCCCGAGGGCTTGGCCGTCAGCGCATTCAGTGAGCAACATTCTGGGGATCAGAGCATTCATGGATCCCG GTAGTATTGCCGGTACAGAAGCACCATCTTACCAACCGAAAATCGAGGACTGGAGTAGTGTTAACAGGGCAACATTTTCCACTGCTCACGGTGTAAACGGCATCGACAAGCCATCTATTGATCCCGATATTAAATATCCACAG cCTGCCTCATCTTTATCGGCTGTGAGTAGTTTTGTTCCAGCTTGCGCGTATTCGCCTTCCAACCAGTATGGAGTTTACAATGGACCAGCAGGTAGCTATATGACCCCTGGGCATCACTGGCAGTCTCAAGGTGTCAGCTTATCCCACCCTGGAAGTGGCATGACAATGCATGGGGGAGAAATTCATTCATCCATGGCCTTTAAACACCCAGAGAGAGAAG